A single genomic interval of Penaeus chinensis breed Huanghai No. 1 chromosome 23, ASM1920278v2, whole genome shotgun sequence harbors:
- the LOC125037436 gene encoding two pore channel protein 1-like isoform X1: MSEATRREAGRESFSSLFLPPEESQRENEPPNTNNQRDSDIPNEYGNTSIDSESSDYRVLHEEQEQTQTSFCPITSSWEMNYHEAAIFLEEGENNDKFNSHPRDRSALPAYLLTHNHWFYSLDLAAALLLMSLAVIEQPAVFEGVPVGVHGSIELFGLFLVGISIVMQLRWLGLRTFVQHKRSAVKSVTWVVMIIEAVVVIVRNTSHFRVTRALRPIFFVDSRYLGGVRRFLRQILQSVPPILEVLGILFFILIIFTTLGFYLFSPDQKNPYFTTFQQGFVSLYVLLTTANFPDVMMPAYAKSRWSAAFFIAFLAVNLYFLMNLMLAVVFVVFSDIEKDKFRKLLLHKRKACQYAFRLLVTRSQPTHIPFRHFHGLIKFFRPQTSWRDAYLSFKALNRTETGLLNLSEFYNIYDICEFKWKPCQSADPWFIDVPNPLRGCCFLIRRLVMWKWFDFVIWDMITDVVIISNALVLLVKTIMLSASGQPISYDVHVTWDQVAFVAFYTFEAILKMIGLGFSAYFHLGWNIYDFFVTVLAIIGIIAERFSSSFFYVVILRPLRLLRLFRMRKRYRDVFQTLVILLPRVMSAIVVIIITYYFFAIIGMELFSQYNMKNCCINTTVEQFYKDDNTTVYVNYYYLNNFDDLFKAGVTLFELTVVNNWFIIMEGYAAVSGEWSRLFFMLFYLVMMVVMSVVVAFILEAFTFRMQYNQAVQEDKDDDEDKVHIFVGLSKEELRFVYSRPDDTLTLQQYTAALETEGIVRYEGTRRRTRVVLQRRMYRDEIPGWLLEADQQNRTATGNHISHPVLTSHTLPVSIEARQGQSNTPSQTPPSFYGALNSNGLADDEGCDT; this comes from the exons ATGTCGGAGGCGACGCggagggaggctgggagagagagCTTTTCgagtctttttctccctccagaAGAATCGCAACGTGAAAATGAGC CTCCCAACACTAACAACCAAAGGGACTCGGACATCCCTAATGAGTATGGCAACACAAGTATTGACTCGGAGAGCAGCGATTACAGAGTACTTCATGAAGAACAAGAGCAAACACAGACATCGTTTTGCCCAATAACATCAAGTTGGGAGATGAACTATCATGAGGCTGCAATATTCTTGGAA GAAGGCGAAAACAACGACAAATTCAACAGCCATCCTCGCGACCGCAGTGCCCTGCCAGCTTACCTCTTAACACACAACCATTGGTTCTATTCCCTCGATTTAGCAGCTGCATTACTCCTCATGTCTCTGGCAGTCATAGAGCAGCCAGCAGTGTTTGAG GGTGTTCCTGTTGGAGTTCATGGATCCATAGAACTTTTTGGGCTCTTTCTTGTTGGCATATCCATCGTCATGCAGCTCAGATGGCTTGGCCTGCGAACCTTCGTCCAGCATAAACGTTCAGCTGTGAAG AGTGTGACATGGGTTGTCATGATAATTGAAGCAGTTGTGGTAATAGTCCGAAACACAAGCCATTTTCGAGTCACACGAGCTTTGCGTCCAATCTTCTTTGTGGATAGCAGATATCTAGGTGGTGTccgaag aTTTCTGAGGCAGATACTTCAGTCAGTGCCACCAATCCTTGAAGTCTTGGGAATTctatttttcatccttattattttcactacaCTAGGATTCTACCTCTTTAGCCCAGACCAGAAAAATCCCTATTTCACTACGTTTCAGCAGGGATTCGTGTCCCTCTATGTGCTCCTCACCACAGCAAA TTTTCCAGATGTAATGATGCCTGCTTATGCCAAAAGCCGATGGAGTGCTGCTTTCTTCATCGCATTCCTGGCCGTCAATTTGTATTTTCTTATGAATTTG ATGCTTGCCGTGGTGTTTGTGGTCTTCAGTGACATTGAGAAAGACAAATTCCGCAAGCTCCTACTCCACAAGAGAAAGGCCTGCCAGTATGCTTTCCGCTTGCTGGTCACACGATCCCAGCCAACACACATTCCCTTCCGGCATTTCCATGGCCTCATCAAGTTCTTCCGACCTCAAACTA GTTGGCGAGACGCGTACCTGTCATTCAAAGCCCTGAACCGCACGGAAACAGGCCTGCTTAACCTTTCTGAATTTTATAACATCTACGATATTTGCGAGTTCAAATGGAAACCCTGCCAGTCTGCGGATCCTTGGTTCATTGACGTTCCGAATCCTCTCCGGGGATGCTGCTTCCTCATCCGTCGGCTTGTGATGTGGAAATGGTTCGACTTTGTCATAT GGGATATGATCACAG ATGTTGTAATTATTTCCAATGCCCTTGTGCTGTTGGTGAAGACGATAATGTTATCTGCAAGTGGTCAACCAATATCATATGATGTACACGTCACCTGGGACCAAGTAGCTTTCGTTGCGT TCTACACCTTTGAGGCTATCCTCAAGATGATTGGTCTAGGATTTTCAGCCTACTTTCACCTTGGCTGGAACATCTATGATTTCTTTGTGACGGTGCTGGCCATCATAGGGATCATTGCAGAACGCTTTTCCAGTTCCTTCTTCTATGTTGTGATTCTGCGGCCTCTGAG gCTTCTAAGACTGTTCAGAAtgcgaaagagatacagagacgtCTTCCAAACTCTAGTGATTCTGTTGCCTAGAGTTATGTCagccattgttgtcatcattatcacatattATTTCTTTGCTATCATTGGCATGGAACTCTTCTCCCAGTATAATATGAAGAACTGCTGTAT aaacacAACAGTTGAGCAGTTTTATAAAGATGACAATACAACAGTGTACGTCAACTATTACTATCTCAACAACTTTGATGACCTCTTTAAGGCAGGAGTAACATTGTTTGAGCTGACGGTTGTTAATAACTGGTTCATCATTATGGAAG GTTATGCAGCTGTAAGTGGCGAATGGTCGAGATTGTTCTTCATGCTGTTTTACCTGGTGATGATGGTCGTTATGTCTGTTGTTGTCGCCTTCATCCTTGAGGCTTTTACCTTTAGGATGCAGTACAACCAGGCAGTAcaggaggataaagatgatg ATGAGGATAAAGTGCACATCTTTGTTGGACTCTCAAAGGAAGAGCTGCGTTTTGTATACAGCAGACCAGATGACACTTTAACCTTACAGCAATACACAGCTGCCCTTGAAACAGAG GGTATTGTGAGATATGAAGGCACCCGCAGGAGAACGCGAGTGGTCCTCCAGCGGCGCATGTACCGTGACGAGATCCCTGGATGGCTCCTAGAGGCAGACCAGCAGAATCGCACAGCTACAGGGAACCATATAAGTCACCCTGTTCTAACGAGTCACACCCTCCCTGTCAGCATTGAAGCTCGGCAAGGGCAGTCCAACACCCCCTCCCAGACCCCACCGTCCTTTTATGGTGCGCTCAACAGCAATGGCCTGGCAGACGACGAAGGCTGTGACACTTGA
- the LOC125037436 gene encoding two pore channel protein 1-like isoform X2, which yields MSEATRREAGRESFSSLFLPPEESQRENEPPNTNNQRDSDIPNEYGNTSIDSESSDYRVLHEEQEQTQTSFCPITSSWEMNYHEAAIFLEEGENNDKFNSHPRDRSALPAYLLTHNHWFYSLDLAAALLLMSLAVIEQPAVFEGVPVGVHGSIELFGLFLVGISIVMQLRWLGLRTFVQHKRSAVKSVTWVVMIIEAVVVIVRNTSHFRVTRALRPIFFVDSRYLGGVRRFLRQILQSVPPILEVLGILFFILIIFTTLGFYLFSPDQKNPYFTTFQQGFVSLYVLLTTANFPDVMMPAYAKSRWSAAFFIAFLAVNLYFLMNLMLAVVFVVFSDIEKDKFRKLLLHKRKACQYAFRLLVTRSQPTHIPFRHFHGLIKFFRPQTSWRDAYLSFKALNRTETGLLNLSEFYNIYDICEFKWKPCQSADPWFIDVPNPLRGCCFLIRRLVMWKWFDFVIYVVIISNALVLLVKTIMLSASGQPISYDVHVTWDQVAFVAFYTFEAILKMIGLGFSAYFHLGWNIYDFFVTVLAIIGIIAERFSSSFFYVVILRPLRLLRLFRMRKRYRDVFQTLVILLPRVMSAIVVIIITYYFFAIIGMELFSQYNMKNCCINTTVEQFYKDDNTTVYVNYYYLNNFDDLFKAGVTLFELTVVNNWFIIMEGYAAVSGEWSRLFFMLFYLVMMVVMSVVVAFILEAFTFRMQYNQAVQEDKDDDEDKVHIFVGLSKEELRFVYSRPDDTLTLQQYTAALETEGIVRYEGTRRRTRVVLQRRMYRDEIPGWLLEADQQNRTATGNHISHPVLTSHTLPVSIEARQGQSNTPSQTPPSFYGALNSNGLADDEGCDT from the exons ATGTCGGAGGCGACGCggagggaggctgggagagagagCTTTTCgagtctttttctccctccagaAGAATCGCAACGTGAAAATGAGC CTCCCAACACTAACAACCAAAGGGACTCGGACATCCCTAATGAGTATGGCAACACAAGTATTGACTCGGAGAGCAGCGATTACAGAGTACTTCATGAAGAACAAGAGCAAACACAGACATCGTTTTGCCCAATAACATCAAGTTGGGAGATGAACTATCATGAGGCTGCAATATTCTTGGAA GAAGGCGAAAACAACGACAAATTCAACAGCCATCCTCGCGACCGCAGTGCCCTGCCAGCTTACCTCTTAACACACAACCATTGGTTCTATTCCCTCGATTTAGCAGCTGCATTACTCCTCATGTCTCTGGCAGTCATAGAGCAGCCAGCAGTGTTTGAG GGTGTTCCTGTTGGAGTTCATGGATCCATAGAACTTTTTGGGCTCTTTCTTGTTGGCATATCCATCGTCATGCAGCTCAGATGGCTTGGCCTGCGAACCTTCGTCCAGCATAAACGTTCAGCTGTGAAG AGTGTGACATGGGTTGTCATGATAATTGAAGCAGTTGTGGTAATAGTCCGAAACACAAGCCATTTTCGAGTCACACGAGCTTTGCGTCCAATCTTCTTTGTGGATAGCAGATATCTAGGTGGTGTccgaag aTTTCTGAGGCAGATACTTCAGTCAGTGCCACCAATCCTTGAAGTCTTGGGAATTctatttttcatccttattattttcactacaCTAGGATTCTACCTCTTTAGCCCAGACCAGAAAAATCCCTATTTCACTACGTTTCAGCAGGGATTCGTGTCCCTCTATGTGCTCCTCACCACAGCAAA TTTTCCAGATGTAATGATGCCTGCTTATGCCAAAAGCCGATGGAGTGCTGCTTTCTTCATCGCATTCCTGGCCGTCAATTTGTATTTTCTTATGAATTTG ATGCTTGCCGTGGTGTTTGTGGTCTTCAGTGACATTGAGAAAGACAAATTCCGCAAGCTCCTACTCCACAAGAGAAAGGCCTGCCAGTATGCTTTCCGCTTGCTGGTCACACGATCCCAGCCAACACACATTCCCTTCCGGCATTTCCATGGCCTCATCAAGTTCTTCCGACCTCAAACTA GTTGGCGAGACGCGTACCTGTCATTCAAAGCCCTGAACCGCACGGAAACAGGCCTGCTTAACCTTTCTGAATTTTATAACATCTACGATATTTGCGAGTTCAAATGGAAACCCTGCCAGTCTGCGGATCCTTGGTTCATTGACGTTCCGAATCCTCTCCGGGGATGCTGCTTCCTCATCCGTCGGCTTGTGATGTGGAAATGGTTCGACTTTGTCATAT ATGTTGTAATTATTTCCAATGCCCTTGTGCTGTTGGTGAAGACGATAATGTTATCTGCAAGTGGTCAACCAATATCATATGATGTACACGTCACCTGGGACCAAGTAGCTTTCGTTGCGT TCTACACCTTTGAGGCTATCCTCAAGATGATTGGTCTAGGATTTTCAGCCTACTTTCACCTTGGCTGGAACATCTATGATTTCTTTGTGACGGTGCTGGCCATCATAGGGATCATTGCAGAACGCTTTTCCAGTTCCTTCTTCTATGTTGTGATTCTGCGGCCTCTGAG gCTTCTAAGACTGTTCAGAAtgcgaaagagatacagagacgtCTTCCAAACTCTAGTGATTCTGTTGCCTAGAGTTATGTCagccattgttgtcatcattatcacatattATTTCTTTGCTATCATTGGCATGGAACTCTTCTCCCAGTATAATATGAAGAACTGCTGTAT aaacacAACAGTTGAGCAGTTTTATAAAGATGACAATACAACAGTGTACGTCAACTATTACTATCTCAACAACTTTGATGACCTCTTTAAGGCAGGAGTAACATTGTTTGAGCTGACGGTTGTTAATAACTGGTTCATCATTATGGAAG GTTATGCAGCTGTAAGTGGCGAATGGTCGAGATTGTTCTTCATGCTGTTTTACCTGGTGATGATGGTCGTTATGTCTGTTGTTGTCGCCTTCATCCTTGAGGCTTTTACCTTTAGGATGCAGTACAACCAGGCAGTAcaggaggataaagatgatg ATGAGGATAAAGTGCACATCTTTGTTGGACTCTCAAAGGAAGAGCTGCGTTTTGTATACAGCAGACCAGATGACACTTTAACCTTACAGCAATACACAGCTGCCCTTGAAACAGAG GGTATTGTGAGATATGAAGGCACCCGCAGGAGAACGCGAGTGGTCCTCCAGCGGCGCATGTACCGTGACGAGATCCCTGGATGGCTCCTAGAGGCAGACCAGCAGAATCGCACAGCTACAGGGAACCATATAAGTCACCCTGTTCTAACGAGTCACACCCTCCCTGTCAGCATTGAAGCTCGGCAAGGGCAGTCCAACACCCCCTCCCAGACCCCACCGTCCTTTTATGGTGCGCTCAACAGCAATGGCCTGGCAGACGACGAAGGCTGTGACACTTGA
- the LOC125037436 gene encoding two pore channel protein 1-like isoform X4, with the protein MSVSPNTNNQRDSDIPNEYGNTSIDSESSDYRVLHEEQEQTQTSFCPITSSWEMNYHEAAIFLEEGENNDKFNSHPRDRSALPAYLLTHNHWFYSLDLAAALLLMSLAVIEQPAVFEGVPVGVHGSIELFGLFLVGISIVMQLRWLGLRTFVQHKRSAVKSVTWVVMIIEAVVVIVRNTSHFRVTRALRPIFFVDSRYLGGVRRFLRQILQSVPPILEVLGILFFILIIFTTLGFYLFSPDQKNPYFTTFQQGFVSLYVLLTTANFPDVMMPAYAKSRWSAAFFIAFLAVNLYFLMNLMLAVVFVVFSDIEKDKFRKLLLHKRKACQYAFRLLVTRSQPTHIPFRHFHGLIKFFRPQTSWRDAYLSFKALNRTETGLLNLSEFYNIYDICEFKWKPCQSADPWFIDVPNPLRGCCFLIRRLVMWKWFDFVIWDMITDVVIISNALVLLVKTIMLSASGQPISYDVHVTWDQVAFVAFYTFEAILKMIGLGFSAYFHLGWNIYDFFVTVLAIIGIIAERFSSSFFYVVILRPLRLLRLFRMRKRYRDVFQTLVILLPRVMSAIVVIIITYYFFAIIGMELFSQYNMKNCCINTTVEQFYKDDNTTVYVNYYYLNNFDDLFKAGVTLFELTVVNNWFIIMEGYAAVSGEWSRLFFMLFYLVMMVVMSVVVAFILEAFTFRMQYNQAVQEDKDDDEDKVHIFVGLSKEELRFVYSRPDDTLTLQQYTAALETEGIVRYEGTRRRTRVVLQRRMYRDEIPGWLLEADQQNRTATGNHISHPVLTSHTLPVSIEARQGQSNTPSQTPPSFYGALNSNGLADDEGCDT; encoded by the exons ATGAGCGTAT CTCCCAACACTAACAACCAAAGGGACTCGGACATCCCTAATGAGTATGGCAACACAAGTATTGACTCGGAGAGCAGCGATTACAGAGTACTTCATGAAGAACAAGAGCAAACACAGACATCGTTTTGCCCAATAACATCAAGTTGGGAGATGAACTATCATGAGGCTGCAATATTCTTGGAA GAAGGCGAAAACAACGACAAATTCAACAGCCATCCTCGCGACCGCAGTGCCCTGCCAGCTTACCTCTTAACACACAACCATTGGTTCTATTCCCTCGATTTAGCAGCTGCATTACTCCTCATGTCTCTGGCAGTCATAGAGCAGCCAGCAGTGTTTGAG GGTGTTCCTGTTGGAGTTCATGGATCCATAGAACTTTTTGGGCTCTTTCTTGTTGGCATATCCATCGTCATGCAGCTCAGATGGCTTGGCCTGCGAACCTTCGTCCAGCATAAACGTTCAGCTGTGAAG AGTGTGACATGGGTTGTCATGATAATTGAAGCAGTTGTGGTAATAGTCCGAAACACAAGCCATTTTCGAGTCACACGAGCTTTGCGTCCAATCTTCTTTGTGGATAGCAGATATCTAGGTGGTGTccgaag aTTTCTGAGGCAGATACTTCAGTCAGTGCCACCAATCCTTGAAGTCTTGGGAATTctatttttcatccttattattttcactacaCTAGGATTCTACCTCTTTAGCCCAGACCAGAAAAATCCCTATTTCACTACGTTTCAGCAGGGATTCGTGTCCCTCTATGTGCTCCTCACCACAGCAAA TTTTCCAGATGTAATGATGCCTGCTTATGCCAAAAGCCGATGGAGTGCTGCTTTCTTCATCGCATTCCTGGCCGTCAATTTGTATTTTCTTATGAATTTG ATGCTTGCCGTGGTGTTTGTGGTCTTCAGTGACATTGAGAAAGACAAATTCCGCAAGCTCCTACTCCACAAGAGAAAGGCCTGCCAGTATGCTTTCCGCTTGCTGGTCACACGATCCCAGCCAACACACATTCCCTTCCGGCATTTCCATGGCCTCATCAAGTTCTTCCGACCTCAAACTA GTTGGCGAGACGCGTACCTGTCATTCAAAGCCCTGAACCGCACGGAAACAGGCCTGCTTAACCTTTCTGAATTTTATAACATCTACGATATTTGCGAGTTCAAATGGAAACCCTGCCAGTCTGCGGATCCTTGGTTCATTGACGTTCCGAATCCTCTCCGGGGATGCTGCTTCCTCATCCGTCGGCTTGTGATGTGGAAATGGTTCGACTTTGTCATAT GGGATATGATCACAG ATGTTGTAATTATTTCCAATGCCCTTGTGCTGTTGGTGAAGACGATAATGTTATCTGCAAGTGGTCAACCAATATCATATGATGTACACGTCACCTGGGACCAAGTAGCTTTCGTTGCGT TCTACACCTTTGAGGCTATCCTCAAGATGATTGGTCTAGGATTTTCAGCCTACTTTCACCTTGGCTGGAACATCTATGATTTCTTTGTGACGGTGCTGGCCATCATAGGGATCATTGCAGAACGCTTTTCCAGTTCCTTCTTCTATGTTGTGATTCTGCGGCCTCTGAG gCTTCTAAGACTGTTCAGAAtgcgaaagagatacagagacgtCTTCCAAACTCTAGTGATTCTGTTGCCTAGAGTTATGTCagccattgttgtcatcattatcacatattATTTCTTTGCTATCATTGGCATGGAACTCTTCTCCCAGTATAATATGAAGAACTGCTGTAT aaacacAACAGTTGAGCAGTTTTATAAAGATGACAATACAACAGTGTACGTCAACTATTACTATCTCAACAACTTTGATGACCTCTTTAAGGCAGGAGTAACATTGTTTGAGCTGACGGTTGTTAATAACTGGTTCATCATTATGGAAG GTTATGCAGCTGTAAGTGGCGAATGGTCGAGATTGTTCTTCATGCTGTTTTACCTGGTGATGATGGTCGTTATGTCTGTTGTTGTCGCCTTCATCCTTGAGGCTTTTACCTTTAGGATGCAGTACAACCAGGCAGTAcaggaggataaagatgatg ATGAGGATAAAGTGCACATCTTTGTTGGACTCTCAAAGGAAGAGCTGCGTTTTGTATACAGCAGACCAGATGACACTTTAACCTTACAGCAATACACAGCTGCCCTTGAAACAGAG GGTATTGTGAGATATGAAGGCACCCGCAGGAGAACGCGAGTGGTCCTCCAGCGGCGCATGTACCGTGACGAGATCCCTGGATGGCTCCTAGAGGCAGACCAGCAGAATCGCACAGCTACAGGGAACCATATAAGTCACCCTGTTCTAACGAGTCACACCCTCCCTGTCAGCATTGAAGCTCGGCAAGGGCAGTCCAACACCCCCTCCCAGACCCCACCGTCCTTTTATGGTGCGCTCAACAGCAATGGCCTGGCAGACGACGAAGGCTGTGACACTTGA
- the LOC125037436 gene encoding two pore channel protein 1-like isoform X3, translating into METELILTEAPNTNNQRDSDIPNEYGNTSIDSESSDYRVLHEEQEQTQTSFCPITSSWEMNYHEAAIFLEEGENNDKFNSHPRDRSALPAYLLTHNHWFYSLDLAAALLLMSLAVIEQPAVFEGVPVGVHGSIELFGLFLVGISIVMQLRWLGLRTFVQHKRSAVKSVTWVVMIIEAVVVIVRNTSHFRVTRALRPIFFVDSRYLGGVRRFLRQILQSVPPILEVLGILFFILIIFTTLGFYLFSPDQKNPYFTTFQQGFVSLYVLLTTANFPDVMMPAYAKSRWSAAFFIAFLAVNLYFLMNLMLAVVFVVFSDIEKDKFRKLLLHKRKACQYAFRLLVTRSQPTHIPFRHFHGLIKFFRPQTSWRDAYLSFKALNRTETGLLNLSEFYNIYDICEFKWKPCQSADPWFIDVPNPLRGCCFLIRRLVMWKWFDFVIWDMITDVVIISNALVLLVKTIMLSASGQPISYDVHVTWDQVAFVAFYTFEAILKMIGLGFSAYFHLGWNIYDFFVTVLAIIGIIAERFSSSFFYVVILRPLRLLRLFRMRKRYRDVFQTLVILLPRVMSAIVVIIITYYFFAIIGMELFSQYNMKNCCINTTVEQFYKDDNTTVYVNYYYLNNFDDLFKAGVTLFELTVVNNWFIIMEGYAAVSGEWSRLFFMLFYLVMMVVMSVVVAFILEAFTFRMQYNQAVQEDKDDDEDKVHIFVGLSKEELRFVYSRPDDTLTLQQYTAALETEGIVRYEGTRRRTRVVLQRRMYRDEIPGWLLEADQQNRTATGNHISHPVLTSHTLPVSIEARQGQSNTPSQTPPSFYGALNSNGLADDEGCDT; encoded by the exons CTCCCAACACTAACAACCAAAGGGACTCGGACATCCCTAATGAGTATGGCAACACAAGTATTGACTCGGAGAGCAGCGATTACAGAGTACTTCATGAAGAACAAGAGCAAACACAGACATCGTTTTGCCCAATAACATCAAGTTGGGAGATGAACTATCATGAGGCTGCAATATTCTTGGAA GAAGGCGAAAACAACGACAAATTCAACAGCCATCCTCGCGACCGCAGTGCCCTGCCAGCTTACCTCTTAACACACAACCATTGGTTCTATTCCCTCGATTTAGCAGCTGCATTACTCCTCATGTCTCTGGCAGTCATAGAGCAGCCAGCAGTGTTTGAG GGTGTTCCTGTTGGAGTTCATGGATCCATAGAACTTTTTGGGCTCTTTCTTGTTGGCATATCCATCGTCATGCAGCTCAGATGGCTTGGCCTGCGAACCTTCGTCCAGCATAAACGTTCAGCTGTGAAG AGTGTGACATGGGTTGTCATGATAATTGAAGCAGTTGTGGTAATAGTCCGAAACACAAGCCATTTTCGAGTCACACGAGCTTTGCGTCCAATCTTCTTTGTGGATAGCAGATATCTAGGTGGTGTccgaag aTTTCTGAGGCAGATACTTCAGTCAGTGCCACCAATCCTTGAAGTCTTGGGAATTctatttttcatccttattattttcactacaCTAGGATTCTACCTCTTTAGCCCAGACCAGAAAAATCCCTATTTCACTACGTTTCAGCAGGGATTCGTGTCCCTCTATGTGCTCCTCACCACAGCAAA TTTTCCAGATGTAATGATGCCTGCTTATGCCAAAAGCCGATGGAGTGCTGCTTTCTTCATCGCATTCCTGGCCGTCAATTTGTATTTTCTTATGAATTTG ATGCTTGCCGTGGTGTTTGTGGTCTTCAGTGACATTGAGAAAGACAAATTCCGCAAGCTCCTACTCCACAAGAGAAAGGCCTGCCAGTATGCTTTCCGCTTGCTGGTCACACGATCCCAGCCAACACACATTCCCTTCCGGCATTTCCATGGCCTCATCAAGTTCTTCCGACCTCAAACTA GTTGGCGAGACGCGTACCTGTCATTCAAAGCCCTGAACCGCACGGAAACAGGCCTGCTTAACCTTTCTGAATTTTATAACATCTACGATATTTGCGAGTTCAAATGGAAACCCTGCCAGTCTGCGGATCCTTGGTTCATTGACGTTCCGAATCCTCTCCGGGGATGCTGCTTCCTCATCCGTCGGCTTGTGATGTGGAAATGGTTCGACTTTGTCATAT GGGATATGATCACAG ATGTTGTAATTATTTCCAATGCCCTTGTGCTGTTGGTGAAGACGATAATGTTATCTGCAAGTGGTCAACCAATATCATATGATGTACACGTCACCTGGGACCAAGTAGCTTTCGTTGCGT TCTACACCTTTGAGGCTATCCTCAAGATGATTGGTCTAGGATTTTCAGCCTACTTTCACCTTGGCTGGAACATCTATGATTTCTTTGTGACGGTGCTGGCCATCATAGGGATCATTGCAGAACGCTTTTCCAGTTCCTTCTTCTATGTTGTGATTCTGCGGCCTCTGAG gCTTCTAAGACTGTTCAGAAtgcgaaagagatacagagacgtCTTCCAAACTCTAGTGATTCTGTTGCCTAGAGTTATGTCagccattgttgtcatcattatcacatattATTTCTTTGCTATCATTGGCATGGAACTCTTCTCCCAGTATAATATGAAGAACTGCTGTAT aaacacAACAGTTGAGCAGTTTTATAAAGATGACAATACAACAGTGTACGTCAACTATTACTATCTCAACAACTTTGATGACCTCTTTAAGGCAGGAGTAACATTGTTTGAGCTGACGGTTGTTAATAACTGGTTCATCATTATGGAAG GTTATGCAGCTGTAAGTGGCGAATGGTCGAGATTGTTCTTCATGCTGTTTTACCTGGTGATGATGGTCGTTATGTCTGTTGTTGTCGCCTTCATCCTTGAGGCTTTTACCTTTAGGATGCAGTACAACCAGGCAGTAcaggaggataaagatgatg ATGAGGATAAAGTGCACATCTTTGTTGGACTCTCAAAGGAAGAGCTGCGTTTTGTATACAGCAGACCAGATGACACTTTAACCTTACAGCAATACACAGCTGCCCTTGAAACAGAG GGTATTGTGAGATATGAAGGCACCCGCAGGAGAACGCGAGTGGTCCTCCAGCGGCGCATGTACCGTGACGAGATCCCTGGATGGCTCCTAGAGGCAGACCAGCAGAATCGCACAGCTACAGGGAACCATATAAGTCACCCTGTTCTAACGAGTCACACCCTCCCTGTCAGCATTGAAGCTCGGCAAGGGCAGTCCAACACCCCCTCCCAGACCCCACCGTCCTTTTATGGTGCGCTCAACAGCAATGGCCTGGCAGACGACGAAGGCTGTGACACTTGA